A genomic window from Pecten maximus chromosome 4, xPecMax1.1, whole genome shotgun sequence includes:
- the LOC117326094 gene encoding cell division cycle protein 20 homolog isoform X2, which yields MAIAQRPRSGYSSPMSPNRSFFTAQMDDLFATPPRRKRRYVPKSPVCVMDLPKLRNNFFTNNLDWGKSNKIAVALNLTTYVWDAKSKVCRKIQLTTPRPDHDYISCLAWDPEGTQLVIADNLGDITVCDPECSVINHQTHLKERTTVNIVRWTDHGIFSGDCHGTVYKHDPRVRTAVARLGGHDVMVCGLSQGAGTPYLASGSGDGLVCIWDVRSSKVYKKIQAHTLLAKICGLLWSEEYHELVSSHGLTKSEGTETNDLILWEETDFYFEPVVKLQQHIGRPLHLAMSPDKTHIASVGADEHICLWNCFPSSSKDNQTPTNVVSRVSLDGYIR from the exons ATGGCGATTGCACAACGACCTCGTTCCGGATATTCCA GTCCTATGTCTCCAAACCGATCTTTTTTTACTGCCCAAATGGATGACTTATTTGCCACGCCCCCTAGACGGAAGAGGCGATACGTCCCGAAATCTCCAGTCTGTGTAATGGATCTCCCAAAGTTACGGAATAACTTCT TTACAAACAACCTCGATTGGGGGAAATCCAACAAAATTGCTGTGGCACTCAACTTGACGACGTACGTGTGGGATGCCAAGTCCAAAGTCTGTCGAAAGATCCAGCTGACCACCCCTCGTCCCGACCACGACTATATCTCCTGTCTCGCCTGGGACCCTGAAGGGACGCAACTCGTCATAGCTGATAATCTTGGGGATATTACG GTGTGTGACCCCGAATGTTCAGTCATCAACCACCAGACACACCTGAAGGAACGGACAACGGTCAACATCGTCCGGTGGACTGACCACGGGATATTCAG TGGAGATTGTCACGGCACAGTTTATAAACACGACCCCAGGGTGCGGACGGCCGTGGCCCGGCTTGGAGGTCATGACGTTATGGTTTGTGGACTGTCCCAGGGGGCGGGGACACCGTATTTGGCCAGTGGGAGCGGAGACGGACTAGTGTGTATTTGGGACGTCCGATCGTCAAAGGTTTATAAAAAGATTCAAGCTCACACTTTATTGGCAAAG ATCTGTGGCTTGCTATGGTCCGAAGAGTACCACGAACTGGTGTCTAGTCATGGATTGACAAAGTCCGAAGGAACTGAAACTAATGACCTCATTCTGTGGGAGGAAACGGACTTTTACTTTGAGCCTGTTGTCAAACTCCAGCAGCACATTGGCCGACCTTTACACCTTGCCATGAGTCCCGACAAAACTCACATAG cCTCCGTTGGTGCGGACGAACACATCTGTCTGTGGAATTGTTTCCCATCTTCTTCAAAGGACAACCAGACACCCACTAATGTTGTGTCCCGGGTATCATTGGATGGATATATCCGATAG
- the LOC117326094 gene encoding cell division cycle protein 20 homolog isoform X1, whose protein sequence is MAIAQRPRSGYSSPMSPNRSFFTAQMDDLFATPPRRKRRYVPKSPVCVMDLPKLRNNFFTNNLDWGKSNKIAVALNLTTYVWDAKSKVCRKIQLTTPRPDHDYISCLAWDPEGTQLVIADNLGDITVCDPECSVINHQTHLKERTTVNIVRWTDHGIFSGDCHGTVYKHDPRVRTAVARLGGHDVMVCGLSQGAGTPYLASGSGDGLVCIWDVRSSKVYKKIQAHTLLAKALAWCPWRKNVLASGGGCDDGNIRLWNIYTGNMVGEISTQSQICGLLWSEEYHELVSSHGLTKSEGTETNDLILWEETDFYFEPVVKLQQHIGRPLHLAMSPDKTHIASVGADEHICLWNCFPSSSKDNQTPTNVVSRVSLDGYIR, encoded by the exons ATGGCGATTGCACAACGACCTCGTTCCGGATATTCCA GTCCTATGTCTCCAAACCGATCTTTTTTTACTGCCCAAATGGATGACTTATTTGCCACGCCCCCTAGACGGAAGAGGCGATACGTCCCGAAATCTCCAGTCTGTGTAATGGATCTCCCAAAGTTACGGAATAACTTCT TTACAAACAACCTCGATTGGGGGAAATCCAACAAAATTGCTGTGGCACTCAACTTGACGACGTACGTGTGGGATGCCAAGTCCAAAGTCTGTCGAAAGATCCAGCTGACCACCCCTCGTCCCGACCACGACTATATCTCCTGTCTCGCCTGGGACCCTGAAGGGACGCAACTCGTCATAGCTGATAATCTTGGGGATATTACG GTGTGTGACCCCGAATGTTCAGTCATCAACCACCAGACACACCTGAAGGAACGGACAACGGTCAACATCGTCCGGTGGACTGACCACGGGATATTCAG TGGAGATTGTCACGGCACAGTTTATAAACACGACCCCAGGGTGCGGACGGCCGTGGCCCGGCTTGGAGGTCATGACGTTATGGTTTGTGGACTGTCCCAGGGGGCGGGGACACCGTATTTGGCCAGTGGGAGCGGAGACGGACTAGTGTGTATTTGGGACGTCCGATCGTCAAAGGTTTATAAAAAGATTCAAGCTCACACTTTATTGGCAAAG GCGTTAGCATGGTGTCCATGGCGAAAGAATGTGCTCGCCTCCGGTGGCGGCTGTGACGATGGCAATATCCGACTATGGAACATTTATACTGGAAATATGGTTGGTGAAATATCTACACAGTCGCAG ATCTGTGGCTTGCTATGGTCCGAAGAGTACCACGAACTGGTGTCTAGTCATGGATTGACAAAGTCCGAAGGAACTGAAACTAATGACCTCATTCTGTGGGAGGAAACGGACTTTTACTTTGAGCCTGTTGTCAAACTCCAGCAGCACATTGGCCGACCTTTACACCTTGCCATGAGTCCCGACAAAACTCACATAG cCTCCGTTGGTGCGGACGAACACATCTGTCTGTGGAATTGTTTCCCATCTTCTTCAAAGGACAACCAGACACCCACTAATGTTGTGTCCCGGGTATCATTGGATGGATATATCCGATAG
- the LOC117326540 gene encoding monocarboxylate transporter 9-like produces MSEVTVHAPDGGWGWLVTFSSFMSHFLIDGVCYTFGVFFPEFLRYFGESKAKTQLLSSIMLGNYFVFGIGFSMMFLPSIVMIGIYFERRRAMAMGLAVCGAGVGNFVFAPLGKFLLEEYGWRGTMWVISAIMLNGLYIPFNFLPALAGDLNMSANQRAFLISLVGISNTVTRVLVGYVTDKPWANTLIIINSALLIGGVFTCFVPFYTTFVALAIYAVLFGAVIGKREVCPNRGSNQNPRLTSQPFYRLN; encoded by the exons ATGTCAGAAGTGACTGTTCACGCGCCGGACGGTGGATGGGGATGGTTGGTTACATTTTCCTCCTTCATGTCACATTTCTTGATTGATGGAGTGTGTTATACGTTTGGAGTTTTCTTTCCGGAGTTCCTTAGATATTTCGGAGAAAGCAAAGCCAAAACGCAACTGTTAAGCTCAATAATGCTTGGAAACTATTTTGTTTTTG GTATTGGATTTAGTATGATGTTCTTACCGTCGATCGTAATGATCGGTATATACTTCGAAAGACGACGTGCCATGGCCATGGGACTGGCTGTTTGTGGAGCAGGAGTTGGCAACTTTGTATTTGCTCCGCTTGGTAAATTTCTTTTGGAAGAATACGGCTGGCGTGGAACCATGTGGGTCATTTCTGCTATCATGCTCAACG GTCTTTACATTCCGTTTAATTTCCTGCCTGCCTTAGCTGGCGATCTCAATATGTCTGCCAATCAGAGGGCATTTCTGATTTCATTGGTCGGTATATCTAACACTGTTACACGTGTTCTGGTTGGCTACGTGACGGACAAACCATGGGCTAACACTCTGATAATCATCAATTCTGCCCTGTTAATAGGTGGAGTATTTACCTGTTTCGTACCATTCTACACCACTTTTGTTGCCCTTGCAATCTATGCAGTCTTGTTTGGAGCAGTCATTG GAAAGAGAGAAGTGTGCCCTAACCGGGGATCGAACCAGAACCCTCGGCTTACTAGTCAGCCGTTCTACCGACTGAACTGA